The proteins below are encoded in one region of Scylla paramamosain isolate STU-SP2022 chromosome 8, ASM3559412v1, whole genome shotgun sequence:
- the LOC135102822 gene encoding mediator of RNA polymerase II transcription subunit 12-like isoform X1, which translates to MNSMHNSFGGSGGYPGPYPGYVPPPAALPYYNGYPGDLTQVSSPYYGKPTAVPPGYSSGMGSYSAPPINNSSMYYQQYGLGYQYGYSKYGLGSSLGSSLGSNLGYSSELAGASGITPPSLGGLQAPTTDLGLTGSMFSKGKFSGGQGSPSPLTSGLGVSHGGSSSLLSPVTSTPPSPGPHNIPSGLTGTGATPSPPVDIIESKKDLDKMRRCQVCGQVFRLMSECLAHMKNVHAVHEPPLSMYSLQHGAGGHLTQSLSSAASSGVPSTLTSSLGPPNNTRSGGVGAPDSPLMALERMGWGEKQGLLSSLHAPPSPLTPAYTPAPAVTPGPQHPSTQHLSTPRLSSQHPPSSHHSSPHSSQHPSNQHPASQTPPTPHSLIDSNHGDHHSSRGSISSHSMTYSMRGEPHVSQAPSRLSYTTCSVSDTLPINTDSRTEVGMSSNYIKPRKTSSYSVSSIIGETSERVGERGSGLPPEPQNSFTGHSPTRRQLSPALRPPISEGYDPHTNYSEQTQETLCLQRNSRTSAEEFAAQERENTQKEQSLANEQQLQKQQHHHHQQQQERQHQQQQQQKQQQQQHHHQQQQLQYEQHQHQLLHHHQQKHQHQQSHQQQQSQQLQQQQQQQQQQQQQQQQQQQQQQQQQQQQQQQQQQQQQQQQQQQQQQQQQQQQQQQQQQQQQQQHPEAPKSLQAPHNLSTKQHERLDTSHLENSKELPEDLSQHMSPSPTTAHPAPPTHQPPRDNTTASEEDTSPIDKKDGTSQQNRSLEEPLDISQSRSPQHLKESDLSSNSKQQQQQQQQQAQQQLSPPEPGKQDTAIPSDLSTPASKEQGQQHRKQSWSRVQPQHYSQVSQQTSYQPGDQQHPQHAHMAHHPQPSQPQHPQTQHQQQQTLPPQQQQQQQQQQQQQQQTPPQQQQQHLQPQPQPHHQHPPQAHQQPSQQLSQPQQAHQQSPQQQQQQQQQQQQQQQQQQQQQQQQQQSQPQPQPQPPQQQTQHPPQPQPQQRPSQQQGYPAWPGGVGPGYSGPGGQYSYGYSQGNSVQTSTGSSHSQSPLAAHKSSSYHPMQNNFTGPYGGSPGTGYPPELANRGGPGQQGYAQNLWYASGGARLDSKSGWNLWSNQVHQPPGFPQSYSPYSYSAPGQQPQKAQLSGQLQHSQSSQKPPQQGPAPLQHQPQPQASQPLHQSQLGHLQAQAPQLQQQSHPAQAPTPAPPTQQQPLPQSQPAPPQTQPPPSQPQPPPSQTQPPTSQSQPPPSQTQPPPSQTQPPPQQAQPPPQQAQSTPPQTQPTATQTPPQPQPTLTQPPLTQTHPQASQTQPPSHTQQPSPLPTPHSQNQLPPTHTQQPSPLPHQPSQTQQLSPLPQQSLPHAQQHSPLAQQSPFHTRQPSPLSQPPSLSIQPRPLSQQSALRAQSPSMQAQQSSPQTPQPPSLPSQQLPVPAKQSSQTQHPQSSPLGQSQQPPLSPPQLSQESPNPPCELQLHPPPHPPELEPQVTLPPEKQPKKELPKEEVVPQKPSPPEQQQQQQPEKPVKEPVSTVSKPVKTEETPSQKESQPVTNNTLPKKPVYKIGPKSKTLAAKQYSQIDDLDNYKCTITVHENGSVNGYGVQPTHPLAVKSNSSPGDSSDSEVNSEDGSPTFAQLRPAKRRRKSQTLEGVFIGPKRVKQARIVRERQERRNRSLQEQLRQTELEEEIQAIRIEKSSEEDGPLGNMLVQSSIILADSQMEEQDNVEQCIASIKAHQLGINSSDLNSDLENGDKLNASSPGQVAGKRSKRSHTSKVFHNDNSVIIKHLPPTVQKRKLRAKDFKWSHYIKSMRYWCSDCAHGFRNQREVASHTEDKCKWNCLYMLECYVIVKDAQYHAHYGPKVQELLEEYQVDGQHKCKTCGEIIARKADFLVHVDSHKDFMPWECTICGTRFKIRGSLKEHLRYTHMKGRVPCLKCNKVFPTSTLLRQHVKVHTQHYKYKATKNRDEELKAAMEATAGALEASAEAVEEEAEKLSDEANEYRSWCKLMELNAMKNIGANSNTPPSEEKKKSGATPS; encoded by the exons ATGAACTCAATGCACAACAGTTTTGGTGGGTCTGGAGGGTATCCGGGGCCCTACCCTGGCTATGTGCCGCCCCCAGCTGCCCTCCCCTACTACAACGGCTACCCAGGTGACCTGACTCAAGTATCCAGCCCCTATTATGGCAAGCCAACTGCCGTCCCTCCAGGTTATTCCTCAGGCATGGGCAGCTACTCTGCTCCACCTATCAACAACTCCTCTATGTACTATCAGCAGTATGGGCTGGGCTACCAGTACGGCTACTCAAAGTACGGCCTGGGGTCGAGCTTGGGCTCTAGCCTTGGCTCTAACCTTGGATACTCGTCTGAGCTTGCTGGAGCCTCGGGCATCACCCCACCATCCCTGGGGGGTCTGCAGGCTCCTACCACAGACCTAGGACTAACAGGCTCAATGTTCTCTAAGGGAAAGTTTAGCGGAGGACAAGGCAGCCCTTCCCCACTGACTAGTGGCTTGGGAGTGAGCCATGGAGGGTCGTCATCACTCCTGTCACCTGTTACTTCCACACCTCCATCACCAGGACCACACAACATACCCAGTGGCTTAACTGGCACTGGAGCTACCCCAAGTCCTCCAGTTGATATTATTGAATCTAAAAAGGATTTGGACAAAATGAGGCGCTGCCAGGTGTGTGGACAAGTGTTCCGGCTGATGAGTGAGTGCTTAGCTCACATGAAAAATGTTCATGCAGTTCATGAACCTCCACTCAGCATGTACAGCCTCCAGCATGGTGCAGGAGGCCACCTTACTCAATCCCTCTCTTCTGCTGCTTCCTCGGGTGTCCCCTCCACACTCACGTCAAGCTTGGGACCTCCAAACAACACCAGGTCTGGAGGTGTGGGGGCCCCTGATAGTCCTCTGATGGCACTGGAGCGCATGGGATGGGGTGAGAAGCAAGGCTTGCTGTCATCACTCCATGCCCCTCCATCCCCCCTGACACCTGCCTACACCCCTGCTCCTGCTGTCACCCCTGGCCCACAACACCCGTCCACCCAGCACCTCTCCACCCCACGTCTCTCATCACAACATCCTCCAAGTTCACACCACTCATCCCCACACTCCTCTCAGCACCCTTCAAACCAGCATCCAGCCTCCCAAACTCCACCTACTCCACACTCTCTAATAGATTCCAATCATGGGGACCATCATAGTAGCAGAGGTTCTATAAGCAGCCATTCTATGACTTACTCCATGAGAGGAGAACCACATGTATCCCAAGCCCCAAGCAGACTTTCTTATACGACCTGCTCTGTGTCAGATACCCTTCCAATTAATACTGATTCAAGAACAGAGGTTGGTATGAGCTCAAACTACATCAAGCCGAGAAAAACAAGCTCTTACTCAGTGTCCAGCATCATTGGAGAGACAAGTGAGAGggttggggagaggggaagtggcTTGCCTCCTGAACCTCAAAACAGTTTCACTGGTCACAGTCCAACAAGAAGACAGCTATCCCCTGCCTTGAGGCCACCGATTAGTGAAGGTTACGACCCTCACACTAATTACTCAGAGCAGACTCAAGAGACCCTTTGTTTACAGAGAAATTCTCGCACATCTGCAGAAGAATTTGCTgcacaggaaagagaaaatactcAGAAGGAACAGTCTCTTGCAAATGAGCAGCAACTGCAAAAGcagcaacatcaccaccaccaacagcaacaagagcggcagcatcaacaacagcagcagcaaaagcaacagcagcagcagcaccatcatcaacaacagcaacttcAGTATGAGCAGCATCAGCACCAgcttcttcatcaccatcaacaaaagCATCAGCACCAGCAATCACATCAGCAGCAACAGTCACAACagctacaacagcagcagcagcaacaacaacaacaacaacaacagcaacaacaacaacaacaacaacaacaacaacagcagcagcagcagcagcaacagcagcaacaacagcaacaacaacagcaacaacagcagcaacaacagcaacaacaacaacaacaacaacaacaacaacaacaacaacagcagcaacagcatcctGAAGCACCCAAGAGCTTACAGGCCCCACATAACCTCTCCACCAAACAACATGAAAGGCTTGACACATCACACTTAGAGAATTCTAAAGAACTGCCTGAAGATCTATCACAGCACATGTCCCCCTCCCCTACCACAGCCCACCCTGCCCCTCCCACACACCAGCCACCCAGAGACAACACAACAGCAAGTGAGGAGGACACTTCCCCCATTGACAAGAAGGATGGAACATCTCAGCAAAACAGGAGTCTAGAGGAACCTTTGGATATTTCTCAGTCCAGGTCTCCTCAACATTTGAAGGAGTCTGACTTAAGCAGTAattccaaacagcaacagcagcagcagcagcagcaggctcAGCAGCAGCTCAGCCCACCTGAACCTGGGAAGCAGGATACAGCCATTCCATCGGACCTGAGCACCCCTGCCTCCAAGGAGCAGGGGCAGCAACACCGCAAGCAGTCCTGGAGCAGAGTACAACCTCAGCATTACAGCCAGGTGTCCCAGCAAACGAGCTACCAGCCAGGGGACCAGCAGCACCCACAGCATGCACACATGGCACACCACCCACAGCCATCTCAGCCACAGCACCCACAGacccagcaccagcagcaacagacattgcctccacagcagcagcagcagcagcagcagcagcagcagcagcagcagcaaactcctccccaacagcagcagcagcatctgcAACCACAGCCTCAACCACACCATCAGCACCCACCACAGGCACACCAGCAGCCCTCCCAGCAGCTGTCACAGCCACAGCAAGCTCACCAGCAGTcaccacaacagcagcaacagcagcagcagcagcagcagcagcagcagcagcagcagcagcaacagcagcagcaacagcagcagtcccaaccacagccacagccacagccgcCCCAGCAGCAGACGCAGCACCCACCCCAACCCCAACCCCAGCAGCGGCCATCCCAGCAGCAAGGCTACCCTGCTTGGCCTGGAGGTGTGGGGCCGGGCTACTCTGGGCCAGGGGGTCAATACTCCTATGGCTACTCTCAGGGCAACAGTGTTCAGACCTCTACAGGAAGCTCACATTCCCAGTCACCCCTTGCTGCTCACAAATCCTCAAGTTATCACCCAATGCAGAACAACTTCACAGGACCATACGGGGGATCGCCGGGCACTGGATATCCCCCAGAGCTGGCCAACAGAGGTGGTCCAGGACAGCAGGGTTATGCACAGAACCTGTGGTATGCCTCTGGAGGTGCACGTCTTGACTCCAAGTCAGGTTGGAACCTGTGGAGCAATCAAGTCCATCAGCCACCAGGATTCCCCCAGTCATACAGCCCTTACTCCTATTCCGCTCCTGGCCAGCAGCCACAGAAGGCACAGTTGTCAGGACAGCTGCAGCATTCACAGTCTTCACAGAAACCCCCACAGCAAGGTCCAGCACCACTGCAGCACCAGCCACAGCCACAGGCCTCACAGCCACTGCACCAGTCCCAGCTTGGTCACTTGCAGGCACAGGCACCTCAGCTCCAGCAGCAGTCTCACCCAGCACAAGCTCCCACTCCTGCTCCACCCACCCAACAGCAGCCACTTCCTCAGAGCCAGCCAGCTCCCCCACAGACACAGCCTCCACCCTCCCAGCCACAGCCACCTCCTTCCCAGACCCAACCACCAACTTCCCAGAGCCAACCACCTCCTTCCCAGACCCAGCCACCACCTTCCCAGACCCAGCCACCTCCTCAGCAGGCCCAGCCACCTCCTCAGCAGGCCCAGTCAACTCCTCCTCAGACTCAGCCCACTGCCACCCAgaccccaccacagccacagcccACCCTGACACAGCCTCCCCTCACCCAGACACATCCACAAGCCTCCCAGACCCAGCCACCCTCCCACACCCAGCAGCCATCACCTCTCCCAACACCACACTCTCAGAACCAGCTGCCACCCACACATACCCAGCAGCCATCCCCACTACCCCACCAGCCTTCTCAGACTCAGCagctgtctcctctccctcagcaGTCCCTCCCCCATGCTCAGCAACACTCCCCACTTGCCCAGCAGTCTCCCTTCCACACCCgacaaccatcaccactttcCCAGccaccttccctttccattcAGCCACGTCCTCTGTCCCAGCAGTCAGCCCTGCGCGCTCAGTCCCCTTCCATGCAGGCCCAGCAGTCCTCCCCTCAGACACCACAGCCACCTTCCCTACCCAGCCAGCAGTTACCTGTACCAGCAAAACAGTCATCACAGACACAGCATCCACAGTCATCACCGCTGGGACAGTCCCAGCAGCCGCCCCTCTCCCCACCACAGCTCTCCCAGGAATCACCCAATCCTCCCTGTGAACTTCAgctgcatcctcctccccatcctcctgaGCTGGAGCCGCAGGTCACTCTGCCACCTGAAAAGCAACCCAAGAAAGAATTaccaaaggaggaggtggtgccacagaagccatcaccaccagagcagcagcagcaacagcagcctgAGAAGCCAGTCAAAGAACCAGTCAGTACTGTGAGCAAACCAGTGAAGACAGAGGAGACTCCCAGCCAGAAGGAAAGCCAACCGGTGACTAACAATACTCTTCCAAAGAAACCAGTTTATAAAATTGGTCCTAAAAGTAAGACACTAGCCGCTAAGCAGTATAGTCAGATAGATGACCTGGATAATTATAAGTGCACCATAACTGTGCATGAGAATGGCTCAGTGAATGGATATGGTGTCCAGCCCACTCATCCCCTTGCTGTGAAGTCCAATTCCAGTCCAGGTGACTCTTCAGACAGTGAAGTAAATAGTGAAGATGGTTCCCCAACCTTTGCACAGCTCAGACCAGCAAAGCGTCGCCGGAAAAGTCAGACTCTGGAGGGTGTGTTTATTGGGCCCAAGCGGGTGAAGCAGGCACGCATCGTGCGGGAGCGGCAAGAACGCCGCAACAGGAGCCTTCAGGAACAGCTGCGGCAGACCGAGCTGGAGGAAGAGATTCAGGCCATAAGAATAGAAAAGTCAAGTGAGGAAGATGGTCCACTTGGCAACATGCTGGTGCAGTCATCAATAATCCTGGCAGATTCTCAGATGGAGGAGCAAGACAACGTAGAGCAATGCATTGCTTCCATCAAAGCTCATCAACTTGGCATTAATTCTTCAGACCTAAATAGTGATTTAGAAAATGGTGATAAATTGAATGCAAGTTCCCCAGGACAGGTGGCTGGAAAGAGATCCAAGAGGTCTCACACCAGTAAAGTATTTCACAATGATAATTCTGTTATCATTAAGCATCTGCCACCCACAGTGCAAAAAAGGAAACTTAGAGCAAAAGATTTTAAGTGGAGCCATTACATCAAATCAATGAGATACTGGTGTAGTGATTGTGCTCATGGGTTTAGAAACCAGAGAGAAGTAGCTTCTCACACCGAAGATAAGTGCAAGTGGAATTGTCTCTACATGCTGGAGTGTTACGTCATCGTCAAGGATGCGCAGTACCATGCACACTATGGACCAAAG GTTCAAGAGCTCCTGGAAGAGTACCAGGTGGATGGACAACACAAGTGCAAGACTTGTGGAGAAATTATAGCCCGTAAAGCAGACTTCCTGGTGCATGTGGACTCCCACAAAGACTTCATGCCCTGGGAGTGCACCATCTGTGGCACGCGCTTCAAGATCCGGGGCTCCCTCAAGGAACACCTGCGATACACTCACATGAAGGGCCGCGTGCCTTGCCTCAAGTGCAACAAGGTTTTCCCCACCTCCACACTTCTGAGACAGCATGTCAAG